The following proteins are co-located in the Fructilactobacillus carniphilus genome:
- a CDS encoding DsbA family protein — MIEMYLFVEPTCSTCLTAEQAVTKVADNLTQKVRVKFIPYLQLGIINNEHHQLDYQITLDYKAALFQGCKKGREFLQQLQTEIITNQTTYSKSLADQVARETSLDLEMFQEDRESDLPQSAFKSDQELIREMGVADHDNLVIFNCASCANGLLIKDLDYQHLHTLCTEMEAKIQKEAGTPNLRVL, encoded by the coding sequence ATGATTGAAATGTACTTATTTGTAGAACCAACTTGTTCCACCTGTTTAACCGCGGAACAAGCTGTTACTAAAGTTGCTGATAACTTAACCCAAAAAGTGCGTGTAAAGTTCATTCCGTACCTTCAACTTGGAATAATTAACAACGAGCACCATCAACTTGATTACCAAATTACATTAGACTACAAAGCAGCTCTCTTTCAAGGATGCAAAAAAGGACGAGAATTCTTGCAACAGTTGCAAACAGAAATTATCACGAACCAAACTACTTATTCTAAATCATTGGCCGACCAAGTAGCTCGGGAAACTAGTTTGGACTTAGAGATGTTTCAAGAAGATCGCGAATCTGACCTTCCCCAATCGGCCTTTAAGTCCGACCAAGAATTGATTCGGGAAATGGGCGTAGCTGATCACGACAACCTCGTGATTTTCAACTGTGCAAGTTGTGCCAACGGTCTTTTGATTAAAGATTTAGACTATCAACATTTACATACCCTCTGTACCGAGATGGAAGCCAAGATTCAAAAAGAAGCTGGCACCCCTAACTTGCGGGTGCTGTAA
- a CDS encoding adaptor protein MecA — MKFEKTNENTIKVWVTNKDLQERHVNLLDLMENQDEVEQFFYQILEEVDVDHEFQNNDLVSFQVLPAHDGFEMIISKDDRLVSQLTEANVNFASEESKEKFTKMKQKQQSSDVFDADHLTRVVPIRFASFEELLNGIQAAQRQLRIHGVKLATALYKREDQYYLVLRYQLFPDNVDPTWDEIKTQLDAIDDQLSLFYEFGELSPMRSEQLEQSAQPIIAQQAVKTLTHYFN, encoded by the coding sequence TTGAAATTTGAAAAAACAAATGAAAATACGATTAAAGTTTGGGTCACTAACAAGGATTTACAAGAACGGCACGTTAATCTTTTAGATCTCATGGAAAATCAGGATGAGGTCGAACAATTCTTCTACCAAATCCTCGAAGAGGTTGACGTTGATCACGAGTTTCAGAATAACGACCTGGTTTCCTTTCAAGTTTTACCCGCCCACGATGGGTTTGAAATGATCATCAGTAAGGATGACCGGTTGGTTTCTCAACTGACGGAAGCCAACGTGAACTTCGCTTCGGAAGAATCCAAGGAAAAATTTACAAAAATGAAGCAAAAACAGCAGAGCAGCGATGTTTTTGATGCGGATCATTTAACCAGAGTGGTTCCGATTCGCTTTGCTAGTTTTGAAGAACTTTTGAACGGAATTCAGGCTGCCCAACGGCAACTCCGGATTCACGGGGTTAAATTGGCCACGGCGTTGTATAAGCGCGAAGACCAGTATTATCTAGTGCTTCGTTACCAATTGTTTCCGGACAACGTTGATCCTACTTGGGATGAGATTAAAACTCAGTTAGATGCGATTGACGACCAGCTCAGTTTATTCTATGAATTTGGTGAGTTAAGTCCCATGCGCTCCGAGCAACTGGAACAATCAGCGCAACCTATCATTGCGCAACAAGCAGTTAAAACGTTGACCCATTACTTTAATTAA
- a CDS encoding RluA family pseudouridine synthase, whose translation MSKFQWTNQQPSPLKLRTFLLQHGVTRSLLKRVKFHGGELQVNQKVRYPHEVIQQGDVVTVSLPPEPQNPHLQVSELPISILFEDDNYLILNKPATVATVPSALYPNHTLVNRVLGYYIRQGYANRVIHVVNRLDKGTSGPVIFAKNSLAHSLLDRKLQRHEVQKHYVSVLDGQAVNDHATIILPIGRRPGSFLERAVVSGGKFAQTEFWLLDRTTHHSLVKIRLHTGRTHQIRVHFAALGLPLVGDWLYNPTNHELSHQALHCYRISFFDALAQRTVTVTAPVPACFSQLMQPKNDFLV comes from the coding sequence ATGAGTAAATTTCAATGGACCAATCAACAACCGAGTCCGCTTAAACTGCGGACTTTTTTGTTGCAGCACGGGGTGACCCGCTCCCTGTTAAAACGGGTGAAGTTTCATGGAGGCGAACTGCAGGTTAATCAAAAAGTTCGCTATCCGCACGAAGTAATTCAGCAGGGCGACGTGGTAACGGTCAGTTTGCCGCCCGAACCTCAAAATCCCCACTTGCAGGTTTCCGAGCTCCCGATTTCCATCTTATTTGAGGATGACAACTATTTAATTCTAAATAAACCAGCAACGGTAGCCACCGTTCCATCGGCGCTTTATCCGAATCACACGCTGGTTAATCGGGTGCTCGGTTATTACATTCGCCAAGGTTATGCGAACCGGGTGATTCACGTGGTCAATCGCTTGGACAAGGGAACTAGCGGTCCAGTAATTTTTGCCAAGAATAGTCTAGCCCATTCTTTGTTAGACCGGAAACTACAACGCCACGAGGTTCAAAAACATTACGTCTCGGTGTTAGACGGACAGGCGGTGAATGACCACGCCACCATTATTTTGCCGATTGGGCGACGGCCTGGTTCGTTTTTGGAACGAGCCGTTGTCAGTGGCGGTAAATTTGCGCAGACCGAATTTTGGTTGCTCGATCGGACCACGCACCATTCGCTAGTAAAGATTCGATTACATACCGGACGGACCCACCAAATTCGGGTACATTTTGCAGCGCTCGGCTTGCCGCTAGTGGGGGATTGGTTGTATAATCCCACCAATCATGAGCTTTCGCATCAGGCACTGCACTGCTACCGAATCTCCTTTTTTGACGCGTTAGCCCAGCGAACTGTAACCGTTACGGCACCGGTTCCTGCGTGTTTTTCGCAATTAATGCAACCTAAAAACGACTTCCTGGTTTAG
- a CDS encoding DNA translocase FtsK: MAARKSTKKRTTPAKTKRRRTTTKTKKNRRQNRILTYLGTKRRNLLGLVGLILSGLGIFKLGIVGVGVANLTRLGVGNLYPVVLLITAVLSGLTFLELHLPRLSERSWLGLICVSLGVLMGASILQFNGLGLHIQLIQITWESVLGDLSTGRVSADAGGGLLGAGLLLVFAKLFSWIGATILALGLILTGILLLLKVNVVQGLRQGCKLLKACLSAIQAAHHRRKLAQQSTPQQHAKAAPSTVTSTSTTPTSNEEPQPSADASVSKTTMPDSTGKSTPEAPAVQVASERPAPEPEVVEPNPMVTTDEAEGDYQLPSVQLLRQIAPEDQTDEVATANHNSETLQETLRSFGIDAQVKNVSLGPSVTEYELEPAVGVKVSKIVNLSDDLALALAAKDIRIEAPIPGKSLIGIEVPNREVATVSFREVFERQSAQERSNFLTVPLGKDVNGNVVSCNLTKMPHLLIAGSTGSGKSVAINGMLVSLLLKARPDQVKLMLIDPKRVELGVYNGIPHLLSPVVSDPKKAARALHKVVSQMEERYELFAKSGQRKIEGYNQFVKEQNEREGTHLLPLPYIVVVVDELADLMMTVSNEVESAIIRLAQMGRAAGVHMVLATQRPSVDVITGLIKANVPSRIAFAVSSGIDSRTILDANGAEKLLGRGDMLYQPIGQTRPNRVQGSFISDADVETIVAAVKKEGQPEYDDNLVVTDAEMEVEAAEEDQDPLFDEALAFVVHEHKASTSMLQRRFRIGYNRAARIIDDFEQRGYVGPQRGSTPRTVYKQETDDQ, from the coding sequence GTGGCGGCTAGAAAATCAACGAAAAAAAGAACAACACCAGCAAAAACCAAGCGCCGCCGCACAACCACGAAAACGAAGAAAAACCGGCGGCAGAATCGCATTCTGACCTACTTGGGAACCAAGCGCCGTAATCTATTAGGTTTAGTTGGCTTGATTTTGTCCGGACTCGGGATATTTAAATTAGGAATTGTGGGAGTTGGCGTCGCCAATCTAACTCGCTTAGGAGTAGGGAATTTGTACCCAGTGGTCCTGTTGATTACCGCGGTACTGAGTGGACTTACCTTTTTAGAGTTGCACCTTCCTCGGTTATCGGAACGTAGTTGGCTAGGATTAATTTGTGTCAGTCTAGGGGTGCTAATGGGAGCCTCTATCCTGCAATTTAACGGACTGGGGTTACACATCCAATTAATCCAGATTACCTGGGAAAGTGTACTGGGTGATTTGAGCACTGGTCGTGTCAGTGCCGACGCGGGAGGAGGTCTTTTAGGTGCTGGTCTGTTATTGGTTTTTGCCAAACTCTTTTCCTGGATTGGAGCTACGATTTTAGCACTGGGATTAATCCTGACTGGAATTCTGTTGCTGTTGAAGGTTAACGTAGTGCAAGGATTACGGCAGGGATGTAAGCTGCTCAAGGCCTGTTTGTCAGCGATTCAGGCGGCCCATCACCGCCGAAAGTTAGCACAACAATCGACACCACAGCAGCATGCAAAAGCAGCTCCTTCTACTGTTACATCAACTTCGACGACACCCACGTCAAATGAAGAACCTCAACCGTCAGCAGACGCGTCTGTTTCAAAGACAACGATGCCCGACTCAACCGGCAAATCGACTCCCGAAGCACCTGCTGTGCAGGTAGCTAGTGAACGCCCTGCTCCAGAACCAGAGGTGGTTGAACCTAATCCGATGGTGACTACGGATGAAGCAGAGGGCGATTATCAATTGCCGTCCGTGCAGTTATTACGGCAAATTGCCCCAGAGGATCAGACAGATGAAGTAGCCACAGCTAACCATAACTCAGAAACCCTGCAGGAAACCCTGCGCAGTTTTGGCATTGATGCTCAAGTGAAGAACGTGAGTCTGGGGCCTTCCGTTACGGAATATGAATTAGAACCAGCGGTAGGAGTTAAAGTTAGTAAAATCGTGAATCTGAGCGACGACTTGGCGTTGGCATTGGCCGCCAAGGATATCCGGATTGAGGCACCAATTCCTGGGAAATCGTTAATTGGAATCGAAGTGCCCAATCGAGAGGTGGCCACGGTCTCATTTCGAGAGGTCTTTGAACGCCAGTCAGCTCAGGAACGAAGCAATTTCTTGACGGTCCCACTGGGAAAAGACGTTAACGGAAACGTAGTGTCTTGTAACTTGACGAAGATGCCCCACCTGTTGATTGCCGGTTCTACGGGAAGTGGGAAATCGGTTGCTATCAACGGGATGTTAGTGAGCTTGCTACTCAAGGCGCGCCCCGATCAGGTTAAACTGATGCTGATTGACCCCAAACGGGTGGAACTGGGCGTCTATAACGGGATTCCACATTTACTGTCTCCGGTAGTTTCTGATCCGAAGAAGGCCGCTCGGGCATTGCATAAAGTTGTTAGCCAGATGGAAGAACGGTATGAACTGTTTGCGAAGAGTGGTCAGCGGAAAATCGAAGGCTATAATCAGTTTGTGAAGGAACAAAACGAACGGGAAGGGACTCACCTACTGCCATTACCGTACATCGTAGTTGTGGTTGATGAGTTGGCTGATTTGATGATGACAGTTTCAAATGAGGTCGAAAGTGCTATCATTCGTCTGGCTCAGATGGGACGAGCCGCGGGGGTTCACATGGTGCTTGCCACCCAACGGCCTTCAGTCGACGTCATTACGGGCTTGATTAAGGCCAACGTGCCGTCCCGAATTGCCTTCGCTGTTTCCAGTGGAATTGATTCACGGACCATTTTAGACGCGAACGGAGCAGAAAAATTGCTTGGTCGTGGAGACATGCTGTACCAGCCGATTGGGCAAACCCGGCCGAACCGGGTACAAGGATCGTTTATTTCGGATGCCGATGTCGAAACGATTGTCGCAGCCGTCAAAAAGGAAGGCCAGCCTGAGTACGACGATAACTTGGTAGTGACGGATGCCGAGATGGAAGTAGAAGCTGCTGAAGAAGATCAAGATCCACTTTTTGACGAGGCATTGGCATTTGTAGTCCACGAACATAAGGCTAGTACCTCAATGTTGCAACGGCGGTTTCGCATTGGCTATAACCGGGCTGCACGCATTATTGATGATTTTGAGCAACGTGGTTACGTTGGCCCACAACGAGGTAGTACGCCTCGGACGGTTTATAAGCAAGAAACCGACGACCAATAA
- a CDS encoding competence protein CoiA, giving the protein MAMTTDQKRINACTAERGLTYYCPNCAATVLLRRGRFKVAHFAHRQNIGCHVGEPETKEHLAGKFFLWQQSQQDGTAQLEWYLDAIHQRPDVLVNHHLVLEFQCSPLSLTRFCERIQGYRSLELHSEWLLGHAYYLRRKTAASVLKFLAYRPTVGYYLLFLLEQPMRFVIRYQLRLVDQRLIFLEQSFSTGAALIQFLQHPQLTQPTVPSLRLFQGWVENQLQRKNPAVVKLQQTCYQKRHLLQGCPLVCHVPRSVPPLQTAIWWLNWRIQVLLELETKHTVNLTDLVIRLEHQLQFPLLADLHQHVFVIVQQFANHLVQAGMATQRNQQLYWQKKEHWFADGVQKKRAIQAKEKD; this is encoded by the coding sequence ATGGCAATGACGACTGACCAAAAACGAATCAATGCTTGCACCGCTGAACGGGGATTAACTTATTATTGTCCTAACTGTGCGGCGACAGTCCTTTTACGCCGAGGTAGATTTAAGGTGGCTCATTTTGCCCATCGTCAAAATATCGGTTGCCATGTAGGGGAGCCAGAAACGAAGGAGCATCTAGCAGGGAAGTTCTTTTTATGGCAACAGAGTCAACAGGATGGGACCGCCCAGTTGGAATGGTATCTGGATGCAATTCACCAACGACCAGATGTGTTGGTGAACCACCACCTAGTGCTTGAATTTCAATGTAGTCCGCTTTCACTAACTCGGTTTTGCGAACGAATCCAAGGCTACCGAAGCCTAGAGCTTCACTCCGAATGGCTATTAGGGCACGCGTATTACTTGCGGCGTAAAACTGCTGCCAGCGTGTTGAAGTTTTTGGCTTATCGACCAACGGTGGGCTATTACCTGCTCTTTCTTTTAGAGCAGCCGATGCGGTTCGTGATCCGTTATCAGCTTCGCTTGGTGGATCAGCGGTTGATTTTTTTGGAGCAATCGTTTAGCACCGGCGCGGCATTAATTCAGTTCTTGCAACATCCACAACTAACGCAGCCAACGGTGCCATCCTTGAGACTATTTCAAGGATGGGTAGAAAACCAGTTGCAACGGAAAAATCCGGCCGTGGTAAAACTGCAACAAACTTGCTATCAAAAGCGTCACTTATTACAAGGATGCCCGCTGGTTTGTCATGTTCCCCGTTCGGTTCCACCGTTGCAAACAGCGATTTGGTGGTTAAACTGGCGCATTCAGGTGCTATTGGAATTAGAAACGAAGCACACTGTTAACTTAACTGACTTAGTAATTCGGTTGGAACACCAGCTTCAATTTCCGTTATTGGCTGATTTACATCAGCATGTATTTGTTATCGTTCAGCAATTTGCCAATCATCTAGTACAAGCTGGGATGGCGACCCAACGGAACCAACAGCTATACTGGCAAAAAAAGGAGCACTGGTTTGCGGACGGGGTTCAGAAAAAACGGGCCATTCAGGCTAAAGAAAAAGACTAG
- a CDS encoding DUF3397 family protein: protein MHLVQVPNSISALLQLQLVPLVVFLVVALLLSFTKRVSHQRFFTKLKVIDVLPLFAIAVLPLFNIDAHGNTWLPLLLSIWFGSGALLLVIWFFKDGEILLKPFLIAWWRLGDLYWLACYVIALIYEIGIRL from the coding sequence ATGCACCTGGTTCAGGTTCCTAATTCGATTAGCGCTTTGTTACAGCTACAACTAGTTCCTTTGGTGGTCTTCTTAGTAGTCGCGCTACTATTGAGCTTCACGAAACGTGTGAGTCACCAACGCTTTTTCACAAAGTTGAAAGTGATTGATGTGTTGCCGCTTTTTGCCATTGCGGTGCTACCATTGTTCAACATTGACGCCCATGGTAATACCTGGTTGCCGTTGTTACTCAGTATTTGGTTTGGGAGTGGGGCACTCTTGCTTGTAATTTGGTTTTTCAAAGATGGTGAAATTCTTCTCAAACCATTTTTAATTGCTTGGTGGCGGTTGGGAGATTTGTACTGGCTGGCTTGTTATGTAATCGCCCTGATTTATGAAATTGGAATTCGGCTCTAA
- a CDS encoding tRNA (cytidine(34)-2'-O)-methyltransferase, with protein sequence MTNHIVLFEPLMPANTGNIARTCAGTDTVLDLIKPLGFSVDDKHLKRAGLDYWNKVDIRYHDNLPAFLETVTNPENMFLISKFGTQTYTDPDYHDFDQDYYFVFGKETTGLPERFEQQYARQALRIPQDDEHIRALNLSNTCAIVIYEALRQQSFAGLERVHTYEHDKLK encoded by the coding sequence ATGACTAATCACATTGTTTTATTTGAACCTCTGATGCCGGCCAATACTGGAAACATTGCGCGGACCTGCGCCGGAACGGACACGGTTCTTGATTTGATTAAGCCCCTCGGCTTTTCAGTTGATGATAAACATCTTAAACGGGCCGGGCTAGATTATTGGAATAAGGTGGACATTCGCTATCATGACAACCTACCGGCTTTTTTAGAAACGGTTACAAATCCTGAAAACATGTTTTTAATTTCAAAGTTTGGAACACAAACCTACACGGACCCGGATTATCATGATTTTGACCAAGATTATTACTTTGTGTTTGGTAAGGAAACCACCGGATTACCCGAACGGTTTGAACAACAATACGCACGCCAGGCGTTACGGATTCCGCAAGATGATGAGCACATTCGAGCGCTGAACTTGTCTAACACCTGTGCAATTGTGATTTACGAGGCGCTACGCCAGCAATCATTTGCTGGATTAGAACGGGTGCATACGTATGAACACGATAAGTTAAAATAG
- a CDS encoding MBL fold metallo-hydrolase — protein sequence MKLTILGYYGGYPYQNTATSGYLLQAKGFNLLLDCGSGVLMELGNVLDPLRLDAVLLSHYHADHVADVGVLQYYWQLHPERYQHELLPIYGHIFDQAAFDGLDWPTATEKRAYDPETVNQIGPFEIKFLRTEHPVPAFAMRIKERDTGKVLVYTADSKVFPTLTEFAHDADLLIADTNFFADQPGKIWHMTTTQVGGMALNAHVHSLLISHLPQTADRDRLLQETTVASHNQLPVQLPHTGMVINI from the coding sequence ATGAAATTAACTATTTTAGGTTATTATGGTGGTTATCCTTATCAAAACACGGCAACCAGTGGCTATTTGTTACAAGCAAAAGGCTTCAATTTGCTCTTAGATTGTGGCAGTGGAGTATTAATGGAGCTGGGGAACGTTTTAGATCCCTTACGCTTAGATGCGGTTTTATTATCGCACTATCATGCCGATCACGTGGCCGACGTTGGGGTTTTACAATACTACTGGCAATTACACCCGGAACGATATCAACATGAACTACTACCCATTTACGGGCATATTTTCGATCAAGCAGCGTTTGACGGCTTAGATTGGCCCACGGCAACGGAAAAGCGGGCCTATGATCCTGAAACGGTTAACCAGATTGGACCCTTTGAAATTAAATTCTTACGGACAGAACATCCAGTGCCAGCGTTTGCAATGAGAATCAAAGAACGTGACACCGGAAAAGTTTTGGTTTATACTGCTGATTCAAAGGTTTTCCCCACACTGACAGAGTTTGCTCATGACGCAGACCTGTTGATTGCTGATACCAATTTCTTTGCTGATCAACCGGGGAAAATCTGGCACATGACTACCACTCAGGTTGGGGGAATGGCCCTAAATGCACACGTGCACTCGTTGCTAATTAGTCATTTGCCCCAAACAGCAGACCGCGACCGGTTATTACAAGAAACTACGGTGGCCAGTCACAACCAGCTTCCCGTGCAACTTCCGCACACAGGAATGGTAATTAATATTTAG
- a CDS encoding NAD kinase, with the protein MRIAIFGNDNASSTTVATALAKLINQSNELQLDELNPEVVISVGGDGTLLSAFHHYKDLAEKIRFVGVHTGHLGFYTDWRDNEVEQLVSSLERDNGQSVSYPLLDIKVEYSDQGEPDYMLALNESTVKKLFGTMVGKVYIKDQLFENFRGDGLCISTPTGSTAYNKSVGGAIISPRFNAVQMAEMASINNRVFRTIGSPIIIPPSEELTIVPNVSLHNVLTCDQLMVKDRPIKAITYRISERRIYFAKYRHTHFWKRVGNSFIGEDMNE; encoded by the coding sequence ATGCGGATTGCCATTTTTGGAAACGACAACGCCTCCTCAACCACGGTGGCGACGGCGTTAGCCAAATTAATTAATCAATCAAACGAATTACAGCTCGATGAATTAAACCCAGAAGTTGTGATTTCAGTTGGTGGTGATGGGACGCTGTTATCGGCATTTCATCACTACAAAGATCTGGCCGAAAAAATTCGATTTGTAGGGGTCCATACCGGTCACTTAGGGTTTTATACTGACTGGCGGGATAATGAGGTCGAACAATTAGTTTCTAGTCTTGAACGCGATAACGGACAAAGCGTAAGCTATCCGTTGTTAGACATCAAGGTGGAGTATTCTGATCAAGGGGAACCAGATTACATGCTGGCCCTCAATGAATCGACCGTCAAAAAGTTATTCGGGACGATGGTAGGGAAGGTCTACATCAAAGACCAACTGTTTGAAAACTTTCGCGGTGACGGTTTGTGTATTTCAACGCCGACGGGATCAACGGCCTACAATAAATCAGTGGGAGGAGCCATCATTTCTCCGCGCTTTAATGCCGTGCAAATGGCTGAAATGGCTTCGATTAACAACCGGGTCTTTCGAACGATTGGCTCGCCCATCATCATTCCTCCTTCAGAAGAGCTGACGATTGTTCCCAACGTTTCACTTCATAACGTGTTAACTTGTGATCAGTTAATGGTGAAGGACCGCCCGATTAAAGCGATTACCTACCGCATTTCGGAACGACGGATTTACTTTGCGAAGTACCGGCACACCCACTTCTGGAAGCGGGTCGGTAATTCCTTCATTGGTGAGGATATGAATGAGTAA
- a CDS encoding copper homeostasis protein CutC, whose product MQIEPLISTFHEVHTASEKALVRVALANHYQTPSRGLIAATTTYLHEHQQSLDVWISADSKTSTWNDAEINLMEDDLFQCQELGVDGVIFGALTQENQLDQEALEVFLGASAGMETFFSPTFTKLPPSEWPSALQWLDEHQFRGIVAADHLTELQEALPAFPSLQLVPLTETTAAAQAVATTIDVSTIIAPLVD is encoded by the coding sequence ATGCAAATTGAACCCTTAATTTCGACCTTTCACGAGGTCCATACGGCGAGCGAAAAGGCTTTGGTGCGGGTGGCGCTTGCGAATCACTACCAGACTCCCAGTCGCGGATTAATTGCAGCAACTACCACCTATCTCCACGAACATCAGCAAAGTTTAGACGTGTGGATTAGTGCGGATTCGAAAACTAGCACTTGGAACGATGCAGAAATCAACCTGATGGAAGACGACCTTTTTCAATGCCAGGAACTAGGAGTTGATGGCGTCATTTTTGGTGCTTTAACTCAAGAAAACCAGTTAGATCAGGAAGCCCTCGAGGTCTTTTTAGGGGCATCCGCAGGAATGGAAACCTTTTTCTCCCCGACGTTTACTAAACTACCCCCATCGGAATGGCCGTCTGCCTTACAGTGGCTGGACGAACACCAATTCCGGGGAATTGTCGCTGCTGATCATTTAACAGAGCTCCAGGAAGCCTTACCAGCCTTTCCGAGCTTACAATTGGTGCCCCTTACGGAAACCACCGCTGCTGCCCAAGCGGTAGCCACCACGATCGATGTCTCGACCATCATTGCCCCACTAGTTGACTAG
- a CDS encoding GTP pyrophosphokinase — protein sequence MNENWEQLLFPYQQAAKEWKVKLRGMRKEFQVRGEHSPIEFVTSRIKSIPSIEEKMQRRHITAERLTEDMEDLCGLRIMCPFLDDVSDVVQLLRRRNDVEIVSERDYVNNEKESGYRSYHIVFRYPLQLLDGEREILVEIQVRTLAMNFWATLEHSLNYKHPGEFPEDVHQRLQAASETAFKLDEEMSQIHHELSNAEAQQDQADDKGEK from the coding sequence GTGAATGAAAACTGGGAGCAACTTTTATTTCCCTACCAACAAGCCGCAAAAGAATGGAAAGTAAAACTACGCGGGATGCGTAAGGAATTTCAGGTTAGAGGCGAACACTCGCCCATTGAATTTGTGACGAGTCGGATTAAATCGATTCCAAGCATCGAAGAAAAAATGCAACGGCGCCATATTACGGCAGAGCGGTTGACAGAAGATATGGAAGACCTTTGTGGACTACGAATTATGTGTCCCTTTTTGGACGATGTATCGGACGTGGTTCAGTTATTACGCCGCCGTAACGACGTAGAAATTGTTTCCGAGCGAGACTACGTTAATAACGAAAAGGAAAGTGGTTACCGCTCTTATCACATTGTATTTCGCTATCCGCTCCAACTATTGGATGGAGAACGGGAGATTCTCGTGGAAATTCAGGTGCGGACGTTAGCCATGAATTTCTGGGCCACGCTGGAACATTCGTTAAACTATAAACATCCCGGTGAATTTCCCGAGGACGTGCATCAGCGGTTGCAAGCGGCATCTGAGACAGCTTTTAAGCTCGATGAGGAAATGTCGCAGATTCACCATGAGCTTTCCAACGCGGAAGCGCAACAAGACCAAGCAGACGACAAAGGAGAGAAATGA
- a CDS encoding DUF4044 domain-containing protein, whose amino-acid sequence MVNLTKWKDKTTFQKILYIFVWIMIIVTLAGVILGSALTLFGG is encoded by the coding sequence GTGGTAAATTTGACAAAGTGGAAAGATAAAACAACCTTTCAAAAAATCTTGTACATCTTCGTTTGGATTATGATTATTGTAACTCTAGCCGGAGTAATTTTGGGATCGGCTTTAACCCTTTTCGGTGGCTAA